From a region of the Capricornis sumatraensis isolate serow.1 chromosome 22, serow.2, whole genome shotgun sequence genome:
- the LOC138069316 gene encoding histone H3.1, whose protein sequence is MARTKQTARKSTGGKAPRKQLATKAARKSAPATGGVKKPHRYRPGTVALREIRRYQKSTELLIRKLPFQRLVREIAQDFKTDLRFQSSAVMALQEACEAYLVGLFEDTNLCAIHAKRVTIMPKDIQLARRIRGERA, encoded by the coding sequence ATGGCTCGAACTAAGCAGACTGCTCGGAAGTCTACCGGCGGCAAGGCACCGCGCAAACAGCTCGCCACCAAGGCGGCCCGCAAGAGCGCGCCGGCCACCGGCGGCGTGAAGAAGCCGCACCGCTACCGGCCCGGCACGGTAGCTTTGCGCGAGATCCGCCGTTACCAGAAGTCCACGGAGCTGCTGATCCGCAAGCTGCCGTTCCAGCGGCTGGTGCGCGAGATCGCGCAAGACTTCAAGACCGACCTGCGCTTCCAGAGCTCGGCCGTGATGGCGCTGCAGGAGGCGTGCGAGGCCTATCTGGTGGGGCTCTTCGAGGACACCAACCTGTGTGCCATCCACGCCAAGCGCGTCACCATCATGCCCAAGGACATCCAGCTTGCCCGCCGCATCCGCGGGGAGAGGGCGTGA